From the genome of Streptacidiphilus sp. PB12-B1b:
CAGGTCGAAGTCGTCATGCACACCGGTACCGAAGGCCGAGATCAGCGCCTGCACCTCGGCGTTCTGAAGGACCTTGTCGATCCGGGCCTTCTCCACGTTGAGGATCTTGCCGCGGATCGGCAGAATCGCCTGGACCCGCGGGTCCCGGCCTTGCTTGGCCGAGCCGCCGGCCGAGTCACCCTCGACGATGAAGATCTCGCACTCGGACGGGTCCTTCGACTGGCAGTCGGCCAACTTCCCCGGCAGAGCCGCGGATTCGAGCAGGCCCTTGCGGCGGGTCAGGTCGCGCACCTTGCGCGCGGCGACGCGGGCGGTGGCGGCGGTGAGCGACTTGCGGACGATGTCCGCCGCCTCCACCGGGTTGCGGTCCAGCCAGTCCCCGAAGTGCTCGGTCACGATGCGTTGCAGGAACGCCCGCGCCTCGGTGTTGCCGAGCTTCGTCTTGGTCTGGCCCTCGAACTGCGGCTCGCCCAGCTTCACCGAGATGATCGCGGTCAGACCCTCGCGGATGTCCTCGCCGGTAAGATTGTCGTCCTTCTCCCGCAGCAGCTTCTTGTCGCGCGCGTAGCGGTTGACCAGGCCCGTCAGCGCGGCGCGGAAGCCCTCCTCATGGGTGCCGCCTTCATGGGTGTGGATCGTGTTCGCGAAGGAGTAGATGCCCTCGTTGTAGGAGGCGTTCCACTGCATTGCGACCTCCACGGAGATCGCCTTCTCCTTGTCCTCCGCCTCGAAGTCGACGACCGAGGGGTGAACGACCTCGCCCTTGCGGGAGTTCAGGTAGGTCACGAAGTCGGAGATGCCACCCGCGTAGCAGTACCGGACCGCATTCGGCCGCCCCTCGTCGTCGGTGTGGTCCGGACGCTCGTCGGTCAGCGAGATGGTCAGTCCCTTGTTCAGGAAGGCCATTTCCTGGAACCGCCGGGAGAGCGTGTCGAAAGAGTAGTCCGTCGTCTCGAAGATTTCCGGATCGGCCCAGAACGTGATCGTGGTACCGGTCTCGCCGGCCTCCTCGTGCCTGGCCAGTGGCGCCACCGGCACGCTGGCCTTGTACTCCTGCGACCAGCGGAAGCCGCCGGTCTTGATCTCGACTGTGAGGCGTGTGGAGAGCGCGTTGACGACCGAGAGCCCGACCCCGTGCAGGCCGCCGGAGACGGCATACCCGCCGCCGCCGAACTTGCCGCCCGCGTGCAGCACGGTCAGCACGACCTCGACCGCGGGCTTGCCCTGGCCGGGGACGATGTCGGCCGGGATGCCCCGGCCGTTGTCGATGACACGGACCGCGCCGTCGGCCAGGATGGTGACGTCGATGGTGTCGCAGACACCCGCAAGGGCCTCATCGACGGAGTTGTCGACGATCTCCTGCACCAGGTGGTGCAGGCCACGCGCGCCGGTCGAGCCGATGTACATGCCAGGGCGCTTGCGGACGGCCTCAAGTCCCTCCAGTACCTGAATGGCGCCGCCGTCGTACGCGGGCGCGGACGCCGTCTCCGCACCCTCGGCTTCGGACGGGGCGGGGTGGTCGGTCTCAGTCACGGTGCACCCTTTCTGGCACAACGCGGCCCCGCCCCCGTCTCACTGCGGCGGGGCGTTCACGCCATGTTGCAGCGGGCGTTGACGCGTCGTGTGGTGTCTGTCGGCTCGGGATCCTGGCTCTGGCCGACCCGCGTCCGGCGGGCCATCCATCCTGAGCCGTGATGCGGTTGAGCATACATTGGATCGTGCCTGCGAGTATGGCAAAAAGGTACCTGGAAGATCCCAGAAGCCACGAACTACCTACTCGACACATCCCCCTACGTGATGGGCCTGTCAGGTCCACCATGGGCCCTTCAGGGGCTTTTTCGCCCGTCCGCCGCCGGCGGACGGAAAAGGTGACCCGCGCGCAGCGCTGGAAGGCCCCGCGCAGGCCCTCGGTGGGGGGTCTGCGGCGATCTCACCCCCTGGCGAACGGGAGACGTCCTGGCCAGGGGTGCACCAGCCGCGCACGGCCCCTGTGGCCGTTCCGGCTGTCCGCCATATCCCGCCTGGACCAGGTGAACACCTGTAC
Proteins encoded in this window:
- the gyrB gene encoding DNA topoisomerase (ATP-hydrolyzing) subunit B translates to MTETDHPAPSEAEGAETASAPAYDGGAIQVLEGLEAVRKRPGMYIGSTGARGLHHLVQEIVDNSVDEALAGVCDTIDVTILADGAVRVIDNGRGIPADIVPGQGKPAVEVVLTVLHAGGKFGGGGYAVSGGLHGVGLSVVNALSTRLTVEIKTGGFRWSQEYKASVPVAPLARHEEAGETGTTITFWADPEIFETTDYSFDTLSRRFQEMAFLNKGLTISLTDERPDHTDDEGRPNAVRYCYAGGISDFVTYLNSRKGEVVHPSVVDFEAEDKEKAISVEVAMQWNASYNEGIYSFANTIHTHEGGTHEEGFRAALTGLVNRYARDKKLLREKDDNLTGEDIREGLTAIISVKLGEPQFEGQTKTKLGNTEARAFLQRIVTEHFGDWLDRNPVEAADIVRKSLTAATARVAARKVRDLTRRKGLLESAALPGKLADCQSKDPSECEIFIVEGDSAGGSAKQGRDPRVQAILPIRGKILNVEKARIDKVLQNAEVQALISAFGTGVHDDFDLQKLRYHKIILMADADVDGQHISTLLLTLLFRFMRPLIEAGHVFLARPPLYKIKWARDDIEYVYSDREKEAALAAGRTAGRKLPKDDAIQRFKGLGEMNAEELRVTTMDRDHRLLSQVTLEDAARADDLFSILMGEDVEARRSFIQRNAKDVRFLDV